One Ignavibacterium album JCM 16511 genomic region harbors:
- a CDS encoding UDP-N-acetylglucosamine--N-acetylmuramyl-(pentapeptide) pyrophosphoryl-undecaprenol N-acetylglucosamine transferase, which produces MNNSNTPYRFLFAAGGTGGHLYPAVAVADEIKKIKPESEILFVGTKDRIEGRVIPKLGYNFKSIWIRGFARKFNLSNLLFPIRLLVSLIQSVLISMKFKPRVAIGTGGYVAGPAVWGASVMGAKIILMESNSYPGITTRLLERYADEVHLSFESSKKYLRKQNILKVTGNPVRENLGTIDKSSAKKFFGLDENKKQF; this is translated from the coding sequence TTGAATAACAGCAACACGCCATATCGCTTTTTGTTTGCTGCAGGTGGAACAGGAGGACATTTGTATCCTGCTGTTGCTGTTGCCGATGAAATAAAAAAGATTAAACCCGAATCCGAAATTCTATTTGTCGGAACAAAAGATAGAATTGAAGGAAGAGTGATACCAAAACTTGGATATAACTTTAAATCAATTTGGATTAGAGGATTTGCAAGGAAATTTAATCTGTCAAATCTATTGTTTCCGATAAGACTTTTAGTTTCACTAATTCAATCAGTTTTAATTTCAATGAAATTTAAACCAAGAGTTGCGATTGGCACTGGTGGTTATGTTGCTGGTCCAGCAGTTTGGGGCGCATCTGTAATGGGTGCTAAAATTATTTTAATGGAATCAAACAGTTATCCCGGCATAACAACACGATTGCTTGAGCGATATGCTGATGAAGTTCATTTGAGTTTTGAATCATCAAAAAAATATTTAAGAAAACAGAACATACTTAAAGTAACCGGAAATCCTGTGAGAGAAAATCTCGGAACAATTGATAAATCATCAGCAAAAAAATTTTTCGGACTTGATGAGAATAAAAAACAATTTTAG
- a CDS encoding cell division protein FtsQ/DivIB, producing MKNEFGNFAGLSVFFLILIVILYLALFLYNKKGKEEIKMITLDGNSLLSKEQYLRFADLNQSDEYSDLSLNGIKNRIEKHPYIFKAEVKSDGRGNVDIKIKEKEIYAVIILGSEPYFISADFEFIKILEFTKYNDIPLISNAKLPDKIVPGIANKSNDIIQAFRIIDAARITDQDISKRLAEINLKYGGDVVLTFSGLNYPVIFGRGNEVKKMIYLSIMWDKTKELNLIGDNTSYIDLRFSNEAFIGKKTGTG from the coding sequence ATGAAAAATGAATTTGGGAATTTTGCCGGATTATCTGTTTTCTTTTTAATACTTATTGTAATTCTTTACTTAGCTCTTTTTTTGTACAACAAAAAAGGGAAAGAAGAAATAAAAATGATTACACTGGACGGAAACTCGCTGCTTAGCAAAGAGCAGTATCTCAGATTTGCAGATTTAAATCAAAGCGATGAATACTCTGATTTATCTCTGAATGGAATTAAAAACAGAATTGAAAAACATCCTTACATTTTCAAAGCTGAAGTAAAATCTGATGGAAGAGGAAATGTTGATATTAAAATCAAGGAGAAAGAAATTTACGCAGTTATAATTCTTGGCAGTGAACCCTATTTCATATCAGCTGATTTTGAGTTTATCAAAATTCTTGAATTCACTAAGTACAACGATATACCTTTGATAAGTAATGCAAAGCTTCCGGATAAAATAGTGCCGGGAATTGCTAATAAAAGTAATGACATAATTCAGGCATTCAGAATTATTGATGCAGCAAGAATAACCGATCAGGATATTTCGAAACGACTTGCAGAAATTAATCTTAAATACGGTGGTGATGTCGTTCTGACATTCAGCGGTCTGAACTATCCTGTAATCTTCGGAAGAGGAAATGAAGTTAAGAAAATGATTTATCTGAGCATTATGTGGGATAAAACAAAAGAACTAAATCTAATCGGAGATAATACATCATACATTGATTTGAGATTTTCAAATGAAGCTTTCATTGGTAAAAAAACAGGAACAGGTTAA
- a CDS encoding DUF4783 domain-containing protein has product MKIFLLILLTIFLNTGILLGQESFRSNIQSKDSNQIVNSVFDDIELSIREGNVPRLSKYLGAQTYFSLSNGVNGYYSPNQAYYILEDFFNLYKVTAFKFNQISKDKTNPYATGTFSFDNKGKRNTAKVYISLKKIGDKWNITQLTIN; this is encoded by the coding sequence ATGAAAATATTTTTATTAATATTGCTAACAATATTCCTTAATACCGGAATTTTATTAGGACAGGAAAGTTTTCGTTCAAATATTCAGTCAAAAGATTCCAATCAGATTGTTAATTCTGTTTTTGATGATATTGAACTTTCCATACGGGAGGGTAATGTTCCTAGATTATCAAAATATCTTGGAGCACAAACTTATTTTAGTTTATCCAATGGAGTCAACGGATATTATTCACCCAATCAGGCATATTATATTTTAGAAGACTTCTTTAATTTATACAAAGTAACAGCATTTAAGTTTAATCAGATTAGTAAGGATAAAACGAATCCTTATGCAACAGGAACATTTTCTTTCGATAACAAAGGGAAAAGAAATACTGCAAAAGTCTATATCTCTTTGAAAAAAATCGGTGATAAGTGGAATATTACTCAACTAACTATTAACTGA
- a CDS encoding CPXCG motif-containing cysteine-rich protein, producing MQTDDVLEWTCQYCGVDNSVWVDLTIEGKQDFVEDCRICCRPNRIIVVRDYDGNVMIEARPIDE from the coding sequence ATGCAAACCGATGATGTTTTAGAATGGACTTGTCAATATTGCGGAGTAGATAATTCTGTGTGGGTTGATTTAACAATTGAAGGCAAGCAGGATTTTGTTGAAGACTGCAGAATATGCTGCCGCCCAAACAGAATAATTGTCGTAAGAGATTACGACGGAAATGTGATGATCGAAGCCCGACCAATAGATGAATAG
- the ftsA gene encoding cell division protein FtsA — protein MKLSLVKKQEQVNRMKKEILAGLDLGTTKVCAVIAEKIPEKNKIDILGFGVAPSEGLHKGLVANIGKTAEAIKAAMSQACNRAGIEIKTINVGVAGEHITSIRHRNYVTINREEKEITKEDLDRLEADVRTIRIPSDRQILHIIPEEFSVDHQGGIENPIGMSGSRLEASSHVVLASIAAIENIKKSVERAGYQVQDYILQPIASSASVLDENEKDLGVALLDIGGGTTDIAIYHKKSIKHTRVIGVAGNQVTNDIRESLGVITEEAERLKREYGYATEAAIIKDEDILIRGVGARGNTKIPISLLTQIISLRMRELFTLVDNEIRAAGFKSKIKAGIVLTGGGSLLRGCTELAEEVFGLPTRIGVPQDLGEGLSNEIESPEFATVAGLIKGIPGGKSSEYQILIRKNLKKSDNKFKQLFKKVQEFFNEL, from the coding sequence ATGAAGCTTTCATTGGTAAAAAAACAGGAACAGGTTAACAGAATGAAAAAAGAAATTCTGGCAGGACTTGATTTAGGTACGACTAAAGTCTGTGCAGTTATTGCAGAAAAAATTCCTGAAAAGAATAAAATAGATATTCTTGGATTTGGAGTTGCACCATCTGAAGGATTGCACAAAGGTTTGGTAGCTAATATTGGTAAAACTGCTGAAGCAATCAAAGCAGCAATGTCGCAAGCTTGCAATCGTGCCGGAATAGAAATAAAAACCATCAATGTCGGAGTCGCAGGCGAGCACATTACAAGTATCAGACATAGAAATTATGTAACAATAAATCGTGAAGAAAAAGAAATTACGAAGGAAGATCTTGATCGGCTTGAAGCAGATGTAAGAACAATCAGAATACCTAGTGATAGACAAATTCTTCACATTATTCCTGAAGAGTTTTCAGTGGATCATCAGGGAGGTATTGAAAACCCGATTGGAATGTCCGGTTCAAGATTAGAGGCAAGCAGCCATGTTGTTTTAGCATCAATAGCAGCGATTGAGAATATTAAAAAGTCCGTTGAAAGAGCAGGTTATCAGGTTCAGGATTATATACTTCAACCAATAGCATCAAGTGCATCAGTGCTTGATGAAAATGAAAAAGATCTTGGTGTTGCACTTCTGGATATCGGCGGTGGGACAACTGACATTGCTATTTATCATAAGAAATCTATTAAACATACTCGGGTTATTGGTGTTGCAGGAAATCAGGTCACTAATGATATAAGAGAATCTTTAGGCGTGATTACCGAAGAAGCAGAAAGATTAAAAAGAGAATATGGCTATGCAACTGAAGCTGCAATAATCAAAGATGAAGATATTCTTATCCGTGGTGTTGGTGCAAGAGGAAATACAAAAATTCCAATAAGCTTATTAACACAAATAATTTCATTAAGAATGAGAGAATTGTTTACTCTTGTTGATAATGAAATTAGAGCTGCCGGTTTTAAATCTAAAATCAAAGCTGGAATTGTTCTTACAGGCGGTGGTTCATTACTGAGAGGTTGTACAGAACTAGCTGAAGAAGTTTTTGGATTGCCCACACGAATTGGTGTTCCTCAGGACTTAGGTGAGGGATTATCAAATGAAATTGAAAGTCCGGAATTTGCAACAGTTGCTGGCTTGATAAAAGGGATTCCGGGTGGTAAATCAAGTGAATATCAAATTTTAATCAGAAAAAATCTGAAAAAATCTGATAATAAGTTCAAACAATTATTTAAAAAAGTTCAGGAATTTTTTAACGAATTATAA
- the murC gene encoding UDP-N-acetylmuramate--L-alanine ligase — translation MFKNIKKVHFVGIGGIGMSGIAEILWNQGFEVSGSDKSLSDVTERLEKLGIKIYEGHSADNLKDVDVLVYSSAVTLDNPEVKAAIERKIPVIKRSEMLAETMRMKYGIGIAGTHGKTTTTSMVGLTLTEGGIDPTIIVGGKLSSLGGTNARLGNGEFIVVEADEFDRSFLKLTPTIAALTTLESDHLDTYKDLEDIKSAFIEFASKVPFYGFVVLCLDEPALQDIIPQINKKIITYGTTAQADVRAIEIKQDKFLTTYTVKYFGKELGEITLKVPGEHNVKNSLVAVIIGTELGIDFSTIKKALESFTGVYRRFEVKYNREILVVDDYAHHPTETSATLKAVRAGWDRRLVAVFQPHLYTRTRDFYQEFGRSFLNSDVFVCTDVYPAREEPIHGVTGELIAEATRKFGHKNVHYIADKKNIPAFLNEIIKDDDIIITMGAGDIWKYGEQFVELLNKK, via the coding sequence ATGTTTAAGAATATTAAAAAAGTTCATTTTGTTGGAATTGGTGGAATAGGAATGAGTGGAATCGCCGAGATTCTATGGAATCAGGGTTTTGAAGTTTCCGGTTCTGATAAATCTCTTTCTGATGTAACCGAAAGATTAGAAAAACTCGGTATTAAAATTTATGAAGGTCATTCAGCAGATAACCTGAAAGATGTTGATGTATTGGTTTATTCGTCTGCAGTAACACTTGACAATCCTGAAGTCAAAGCAGCTATCGAAAGAAAGATTCCTGTAATCAAGAGATCTGAAATGCTTGCTGAAACAATGCGAATGAAATATGGAATTGGTATTGCAGGAACACACGGTAAAACAACAACAACTTCAATGGTTGGATTAACTTTAACTGAAGGAGGAATTGATCCAACAATAATCGTTGGAGGAAAATTGAGTAGTCTTGGCGGAACAAATGCAAGACTTGGAAACGGAGAATTTATTGTAGTTGAAGCAGATGAATTTGACAGATCATTTTTAAAACTTACACCAACTATAGCAGCTTTAACAACATTGGAAAGCGATCATCTCGATACTTACAAAGATCTTGAAGATATAAAATCTGCCTTTATTGAATTTGCAAGTAAAGTTCCTTTTTATGGTTTTGTAGTTCTTTGTCTCGATGAACCGGCTTTGCAGGATATTATTCCACAGATCAATAAAAAGATTATTACTTATGGTACTACCGCTCAGGCAGATGTCAGAGCTATTGAAATTAAACAGGATAAATTTCTCACAACTTATACAGTTAAATATTTCGGAAAAGAACTCGGTGAGATTACATTAAAAGTTCCCGGCGAACATAATGTTAAAAATTCTTTAGTGGCTGTTATTATAGGAACCGAGTTAGGAATTGATTTCTCCACGATTAAAAAAGCCTTGGAATCATTCACAGGTGTTTACAGAAGATTTGAAGTAAAATATAACAGAGAAATTCTTGTGGTTGATGATTATGCTCATCATCCAACTGAAACTTCTGCTACTCTGAAAGCTGTAAGAGCAGGTTGGGATAGAAGATTAGTCGCTGTATTTCAGCCACATCTTTATACACGCACCAGAGATTTCTATCAGGAATTCGGAAGATCATTTCTTAATTCGGATGTATTTGTTTGCACTGATGTTTATCCTGCTCGCGAAGAACCAATTCATGGTGTAACTGGTGAACTTATTGCGGAAGCAACAAGAAAGTTTGGGCATAAGAATGTTCATTACATTGCTGATAAAAAAAATATTCCGGCATTCCTGAACGAAATTATAAAAGATGATGACATCATAATCACAATGGGTGCTGGTGATATCTGGAAATATGGAGAACAATTTGTAGAGCTGTTGAATAAAAAATGA
- the ftsZ gene encoding cell division protein FtsZ has protein sequence MARFATIDREKPMSAVLKVVGVGGGGCNAIESMISRGLTGVEYIAVNTDAQVLASSSATHKVQCGTTITRGLGAGADPNIGRKAVEEDRELIAEVLSGSDMVFITAGMGGGTGTGGAPVIASIAKSIGALVVGIVTKPFRWEGKLRMMNAEKGIQELRQHVDSLIVIPNERLLTILDKSTTAFAAFDKPNEVLYEATRGIADIITIEGLINVDFADVRAVMNQSGEALMGCGIASGENRAIEAAQKAISSPLLEGVSIKGAKSVLVNVTGSSNMTMQEINEGNNVIFEAAGEEANVIFGVVKKEEMNDYISYTVIATGFNSAKTFTASKTSAITNKKKTNLSDHLRSGFNPSFFEQDNIDKQDLDTPTILRVNSPKAQLDDNEEEEKETPAGFSIDASRYSWSKQKAERKDDSDDDDESSSFLRMIMD, from the coding sequence ATGGCGCGCTTTGCAACTATCGATAGAGAAAAACCAATGTCTGCCGTACTGAAAGTTGTCGGTGTTGGCGGAGGAGGTTGTAATGCAATTGAAAGCATGATTTCAAGAGGTTTAACCGGTGTTGAATATATTGCAGTAAATACTGATGCACAGGTTCTGGCAAGCAGCAGTGCTACTCATAAAGTGCAATGCGGAACAACAATTACCCGCGGACTTGGTGCCGGCGCAGATCCTAATATTGGAAGAAAAGCCGTTGAGGAGGACCGCGAACTGATCGCAGAAGTTTTAAGCGGGAGCGATATGGTTTTCATCACTGCTGGAATGGGTGGTGGAACAGGTACGGGCGGAGCACCGGTTATTGCATCAATTGCAAAAAGCATTGGCGCGCTCGTAGTTGGTATTGTTACCAAACCTTTCAGATGGGAAGGCAAACTCCGAATGATGAATGCTGAAAAAGGAATTCAGGAGCTAAGACAACATGTTGACTCATTGATTGTTATTCCTAATGAAAGACTTCTCACAATTCTTGATAAGAGTACAACAGCATTCGCTGCATTTGATAAACCAAATGAAGTTCTTTACGAAGCAACAAGAGGAATCGCTGATATTATTACAATTGAAGGTTTGATAAATGTTGATTTTGCAGACGTTCGTGCTGTTATGAATCAAAGTGGTGAAGCATTAATGGGTTGTGGAATTGCAAGTGGTGAAAACCGTGCAATCGAAGCTGCGCAGAAAGCAATTTCAAGTCCTCTGCTTGAAGGAGTAAGTATCAAAGGTGCAAAGAGTGTTCTTGTTAATGTTACAGGTTCGAGCAATATGACAATGCAGGAAATAAATGAAGGAAACAATGTGATCTTCGAAGCTGCTGGTGAAGAAGCAAATGTGATATTCGGTGTTGTAAAGAAAGAAGAAATGAATGACTACATTTCCTACACTGTTATTGCTACAGGATTTAACTCTGCAAAGACATTCACAGCATCAAAGACTTCTGCTATAACGAATAAGAAAAAAACAAATCTCTCAGATCATCTGAGAAGTGGATTTAATCCATCGTTTTTTGAACAGGATAATATTGATAAACAGGATTTGGATACTCCAACAATTCTGAGGGTTAATTCTCCCAAAGCTCAATTGGATGATAACGAAGAAGAAGAAAAAGAAACTCCGGCAGGTTTTTCAATCGATGCTTCAAGATACTCATGGTCTAAACAGAAAGCAGAAAGAAAAGATGATTCTGATGATGACGACGAAAGTTCTTCATTCCTCAGAATGATTATGGATTAA
- a CDS encoding glycosyltransferase: protein MLVLGGSLGASSINRAIEKSLSTLMENNLQLIWQTGKNYYERYKNLNFAAVKIFDFVEDMNKAYSACDLLVGRAGATTIAELKVLGLPAILIPSPNVAENHQYHNAKALADENAAVLINDDELENKLQETILTLINDSEKLNQLASNAKKLAKPYAAKEIALSAIKFAQMI, encoded by the coding sequence ATTTTAGTCCTCGGCGGAAGTTTAGGTGCTTCATCAATCAACAGAGCAATTGAAAAATCTTTAAGCACTTTAATGGAAAATAATTTGCAACTTATCTGGCAAACAGGAAAAAATTATTACGAACGTTATAAAAATCTTAATTTTGCAGCTGTTAAAATTTTTGACTTTGTCGAAGATATGAATAAAGCTTACTCAGCTTGCGATCTGCTTGTTGGGAGGGCTGGTGCAACTACAATAGCTGAGTTAAAAGTACTTGGACTGCCTGCAATATTAATCCCATCGCCAAATGTTGCAGAGAATCATCAGTATCATAATGCCAAGGCTTTAGCTGATGAAAATGCTGCTGTGTTGATTAATGATGATGAGCTGGAGAATAAACTTCAGGAAACTATTTTAACTCTCATTAATGATTCAGAAAAATTAAATCAGCTTGCATCAAATGCTAAGAAATTGGCTAAACCTTATGCAGCTAAAGAAATTGCTTTGAGTGCAATAAAATTTGCTCAGATGATATGA
- a CDS encoding YajQ family cyclic di-GMP-binding protein gives MAQNHSFDIVSEIDLQEVDNAVNQALKEIHQRYDLKDSNTTIELNKKDKLLTLNTKDDYSLKQSIDILQTKFIRRGISIKAIKLNEPEQAAGGRLKQIINLQSGISKDNAKKIVKMIKDSKLKVNAQIQDEQVRVTGPKIDDLQTVIKMIKEADLDFPTQFVNMK, from the coding sequence ATGGCACAAAATCATTCATTCGATATCGTTTCTGAAATTGACTTACAGGAAGTTGATAATGCTGTTAATCAGGCATTAAAAGAAATTCATCAACGATATGATCTAAAAGATTCTAATACAACAATTGAGCTTAATAAGAAAGACAAACTTCTTACATTAAACACAAAAGACGATTACTCTTTAAAACAAAGCATTGATATTCTTCAAACTAAGTTTATCCGAAGAGGAATTTCAATCAAAGCTATAAAGTTAAATGAACCTGAACAAGCTGCCGGTGGAAGATTAAAGCAAATTATCAATCTTCAATCTGGAATTTCAAAAGATAATGCTAAGAAAATTGTCAAAATGATTAAAGACTCAAAATTAAAAGTTAATGCACAGATTCAGGATGAACAGGTGCGTGTTACAGGACCCAAGATTGATGACCTTCAGACAGTAATAAAAATGATTAAAGAAGCTGACTTAGATTTTCCAACTCAGTTCGTAAACATGAAATAA
- the pyrR gene encoding bifunctional pyr operon transcriptional regulator/uracil phosphoribosyltransferase PyrR — protein MNIKAKLVDKEGLDRILTRIAHEILEKNKGSKNLVLIGMRTRGEFLAKRLQKKIKEIEGVELPFGVLDVTLYRDDFRTRLKQPQVSVSDITFDINEKDVILVDDVLYTGRTVRSALNALMDFGRPATIQLCILVDRGHRELPIRADFVGKNIPTSLNEEIKLKVEEYDGEDAIYLVEAEKK, from the coding sequence ATGAACATTAAAGCAAAATTAGTTGACAAAGAAGGACTTGACCGAATCCTTACCAGAATTGCTCACGAGATTCTGGAAAAAAATAAAGGTTCGAAAAATCTGGTCTTAATCGGAATGAGGACGCGCGGCGAGTTTCTTGCAAAAAGACTGCAGAAGAAAATTAAAGAAATTGAAGGTGTTGAACTTCCGTTCGGAGTTCTTGATGTAACTCTTTATCGTGACGACTTCAGAACAAGATTGAAACAACCACAGGTTTCAGTCTCAGATATTACTTTTGATATTAATGAGAAAGATGTAATTCTTGTCGATGATGTTTTATACACAGGAAGAACTGTCCGAAGTGCATTAAATGCTTTAATGGATTTTGGAAGACCAGCTACCATTCAGCTTTGTATTCTTGTTGACAGAGGTCATCGTGAACTACCAATTCGTGCAGACTTTGTCGGTAAGAATATTCCGACATCGCTTAATGAGGAAATTAAATTAAAAGTAGAAGAATATGATGGCGAAGATGCCATCTATTTGGTTGAAGCTGAAAAAAAATAA
- a CDS encoding dihydroorotase, which produces MKLLLKNASVINPAQNLNEKEFDILIEDGIIQQTGKNLQINSDDVKTIDLSGKIISPGFIDIHVHLREPGREDEETVETGCNAAANGGFTAVACMPNTEPAIDSAEVIEFIKKQASNHLVDVYPVAAASLGRKGEVLSPMAELKDAGAVGFSDDGVAIKSSSLLKRALEYSLMFDLPIIEHCEDESLSGGAMNESINSTMLGLPAIPNVAEDLIVMRDILMAEYTGGSVHIAHISSANAVNMVREAKNRGIKVTAEVTPHHFTLTDDAVKTYDTNAKMNPPLRTRKDVEAIIEGLKDGTIDTIASDHAPHSIEEKEMEFEYAPNGIVGLETSVGLAFTELLHKKVLNLEDLILKYAINPRKILRLQIPLIQKGNLANLTILDTDIVWTVDKTKFLSKSKNTPFHKRLLTGKAIGVINNRKMFFSGKFTAI; this is translated from the coding sequence ATGAAACTACTATTAAAAAATGCTTCAGTAATAAATCCAGCACAAAACTTAAACGAAAAAGAATTCGATATCCTTATTGAAGATGGAATTATTCAGCAGACCGGTAAAAATCTTCAAATAAATTCGGATGATGTTAAAACAATTGATTTGTCAGGTAAAATAATTTCTCCCGGATTCATAGATATTCATGTTCATTTACGTGAACCCGGAAGAGAAGATGAAGAAACAGTTGAGACCGGTTGTAATGCTGCTGCCAATGGAGGATTTACTGCCGTTGCTTGTATGCCTAATACCGAACCTGCTATTGACTCAGCAGAAGTTATTGAGTTTATTAAAAAGCAGGCATCAAATCATCTGGTTGATGTTTATCCTGTAGCTGCCGCTTCATTGGGCAGAAAAGGTGAAGTTCTTTCCCCGATGGCAGAACTGAAAGATGCAGGTGCCGTTGGTTTCTCTGATGATGGAGTTGCTATTAAATCCTCATCATTACTAAAGAGAGCTTTAGAATATTCATTAATGTTTGATCTACCCATAATTGAGCATTGTGAAGATGAATCTCTTTCCGGCGGAGCTATGAATGAAAGTATAAATTCTACTATGCTTGGTTTACCTGCAATTCCAAATGTAGCCGAAGACTTAATAGTTATGCGCGATATTCTAATGGCTGAGTATACAGGAGGTAGTGTTCACATTGCACACATTAGCTCAGCTAATGCAGTAAATATGGTTCGTGAAGCCAAAAATAGGGGAATAAAAGTTACTGCAGAAGTTACTCCACATCATTTTACACTTACGGATGATGCGGTTAAAACTTATGATACAAATGCTAAGATGAATCCTCCTTTAAGAACCAGAAAAGATGTTGAAGCAATAATTGAAGGATTGAAAGACGGTACAATCGATACAATTGCTTCTGATCACGCACCACATTCTATCGAAGAGAAAGAAATGGAATTTGAATACGCTCCTAATGGAATTGTTGGACTTGAAACATCGGTGGGATTAGCTTTTACTGAATTGCTTCATAAAAAAGTTTTAAATCTTGAGGATTTGATTTTGAAGTATGCAATAAACCCACGCAAAATTTTAAGACTTCAAATTCCACTTATTCAAAAGGGTAATCTTGCCAATCTCACGATACTTGATACTGATATTGTATGGACCGTTGATAAAACAAAATTCCTATCAAAATCTAAGAATACTCCATTCCACAAACGACTCCTTACAGGTAAAGCGATCGGCGTAATTAACAATCGTAAAATGTTTTTCAGTGGAAAGTTTACAGCAATATGA
- a CDS encoding aspartate carbamoyltransferase catalytic subunit, giving the protein MSLSSRHLLGLQGVPKEDIQLILDTATTFREVLERPIKRVPTLQGKTVVNLFYESSTRTRISFELAEKRLSADAINFAVSTSSVNKGESLKDTIRNIEAMKVDMVVIRHAAAGTPLMLTKLCDANIINAGDGIHEHPTQALLDMYSIREKLGRLDGLKVCIVGDIAHSRVALSNIFGLKTMGAKVSVCGPSTMIPKYIEELGVDVIYNIDEAIQENDVLNVLRIQLERKAREYFPSIREYVKYFGITSERLERNKKDILILHPGPINRGVELSSDVADGPYQIILQQVTNGVAVRMAVLYLLGTLN; this is encoded by the coding sequence ATGTCATTATCAAGCAGACATTTACTCGGTTTACAAGGTGTTCCCAAAGAGGATATTCAGTTAATTTTAGATACAGCAACCACATTTCGCGAAGTTCTGGAAAGACCAATTAAAAGAGTTCCAACTTTGCAAGGAAAAACAGTTGTAAATCTTTTTTATGAAAGTTCAACCAGAACGAGAATATCTTTTGAACTTGCTGAAAAAAGACTTTCGGCTGATGCAATAAATTTTGCTGTATCAACCAGCAGCGTCAATAAAGGCGAATCGCTTAAAGATACTATTAGAAATATCGAAGCTATGAAAGTTGATATGGTCGTTATTCGTCATGCTGCCGCAGGAACTCCATTAATGCTCACAAAACTCTGTGATGCGAATATTATTAATGCCGGCGATGGTATTCACGAACATCCGACTCAGGCATTATTGGATATGTATTCAATAAGAGAAAAACTTGGAAGATTGGACGGACTTAAAGTTTGTATTGTCGGAGATATAGCACATAGCAGAGTGGCTCTTTCAAATATTTTCGGATTGAAAACAATGGGTGCCAAAGTTTCTGTTTGTGGACCTTCGACAATGATTCCAAAATACATTGAAGAACTTGGTGTCGATGTAATCTATAATATCGATGAAGCTATTCAGGAGAATGATGTACTTAATGTTCTTCGGATTCAGCTTGAGCGGAAAGCAAGGGAATATTTTCCATCAATTAGAGAGTATGTTAAATATTTCGGGATTACTTCAGAACGACTTGAGAGGAACAAAAAAGATATTCTCATTCTTCATCCGGGACCAATTAATCGCGGTGTTGAACTTTCCTCTGATGTGGCAGATGGACCTTATCAGATAATTCTTCAGCAAGTAACGAATGGTGTTGCAGTCAGAATGGCTGTCCTGTATTTATTAGGAACTTTAAACTAA
- a CDS encoding GIY-YIG nuclease family protein: MENFYTYIIESLSDQSWYIGHTNNIERRLEEHNSGENKSTRAKRPWKLIFLRKFETNLEANRFELKLKKLRNKNFIRKEYSEFFLNF, from the coding sequence GTGGAAAATTTTTATACTTATATAATTGAGTCTCTTTCTGATCAATCCTGGTATATTGGACACACAAACAATATCGAAAGAAGATTGGAAGAGCATAACTCGGGTGAAAATAAATCAACCAGAGCAAAACGACCCTGGAAATTAATTTTTCTCAGGAAGTTTGAAACGAATTTAGAAGCAAACAGATTTGAACTTAAACTTAAAAAACTTCGAAATAAAAATTTTATACGAAAAGAATATTCTGAGTTCTTTCTAAATTTTTAA